One Globicephala melas chromosome 6, mGloMel1.2, whole genome shotgun sequence genomic window carries:
- the GBGT1 gene encoding globoside alpha-1,3-N-acetylgalactosaminyltransferase 1 isoform X4: protein MKLQYKGEKPFQPVTPSQYPQPKLLEQKPTEFLTLTPWLAPIVSEGTFEPELLRHIYQPLNLTVGVTVFAVGKYTQFVQRFLESAEQFFMQGFRVHYYVFTNEPTAVPRVRLGSSRLVSIIPVLRHSRWEEISTRRMQSISQHIAERAHREVDYLFCLDVDMVFRNLWGPETLGGLVAAIHPGYFAVPRQQFPYERRPLSTAFVADGEGDFYYGGAVFGGRVAEVYEFTRGCHMGILADKANGIMAAWQEESHLNRRFISHKPSKVLSPEYLWDDRKPQHPSLKLIRFSTLDKDTDWLRS, encoded by the exons ATGAAGCTGCAGTACAAGGGGGAGAAGCCATTCCAGCCTGTGACACC ATCACAGTACCCTCAGCCCAAGCTGCTGGAGCAAAA GCCCACAGAGTTCCTGACGCTCACACCCTGGCTAGCGCCCATTGTCTCCGAGGGAACCTTCGAGCCGGAACTTCTGCGTCATATCTACCAGCCGCTGAACCTGACCGTCGGGGTCACGGTGTTTGCCGTGGGGAA GTACACCCAGTTCGTCCAGCGCTTCCTGGAGTCAGCCGAGCAGTTCTTCATGCAGGGGTTCCGGGTGCACTACTATGTCTTCACTAACGAGCCCACGGCCGTTCCTCGGGTCCGGCTGGGCTCCAGCCGCCTCGTCAGCATCATCCCCGTCCTGAGGCACTCCCGCTGGGAGGAGATCTCCACACGCCGCATGCAGAGCATTAGCCAGCACATTGCCGAGAGGGCGCACCGGGAGGTCGACTACCTCTTCTGCCTCGATGTGGACATGGTGTTCCGGAACCTGTGGGGCCCCGAGACCTTGGGGGGCCTGGTCGCTGCCATTCACCCCGGCTACTTCGCTGTTCCCCGCCAGCAGTTCCCCTACGAGCGCCGGCCTCTTTCCACCGCCTTTGTGGCAGATGGCGAAGGGGATTTCTATTATGGCGGGGCGGTCTTTGGGGGGCGGGTGGCCGAGGTGTACGAGTTTACCCGAGGCTGCCACATGGGCATCCTGGCAGACAAGGCCAACGGCATCATGGCGGCCTGGCAGGAGGAGAGTCACCTGAACCGCCGCTTCATCTCACATAAGCCCTCCAAAGTGCTGTCCCCCGAGTACCTCTGGGATGACAGGAAGCCCCAGCACCCCAGCCTGAAGCTGATCCGCTTTTCTACCCTCGACAAGGACACCGACTGGCTGAGAAGCTGA
- the GBGT1 gene encoding globoside alpha-1,3-N-acetylgalactosaminyltransferase 1 isoform X2, translating into MHCPRLALGLGFCLLVGMALCSLWVYVENWLPVSYVPYYLPCPEIFNMKLQYKGEKPFQPVTPPTEFLTLTPWLAPIVSEGTFEPELLRHIYQPLNLTVGVTVFAVGKYTQFVQRFLESAEQFFMQGFRVHYYVFTNEPTAVPRVRLGSSRLVSIIPVLRHSRWEEISTRRMQSISQHIAERAHREVDYLFCLDVDMVFRNLWGPETLGGLVAAIHPGYFAVPRQQFPYERRPLSTAFVADGEGDFYYGGAVFGGRVAEVYEFTRGCHMGILADKANGIMAAWQEESHLNRRFISHKPSKVLSPEYLWDDRKPQHPSLKLIRFSTLDKDTDWLRS; encoded by the exons ATGCACTGCCCCAGACTAGCCCTGGGCCTGGGGTTCTGCCTGCTGGTGGGCATGGCCCTCTGCTCTCTGTG GGTGTATGTCGAGAACTGGCTGCCGGTCTCCTATGTCCCCTATTATCTCCCCTGCCCAGAGATCTT CAACATGAAGCTGCAGTACAAGGGGGAGAAGCCATTCCAGCCTGTGACACC GCCCACAGAGTTCCTGACGCTCACACCCTGGCTAGCGCCCATTGTCTCCGAGGGAACCTTCGAGCCGGAACTTCTGCGTCATATCTACCAGCCGCTGAACCTGACCGTCGGGGTCACGGTGTTTGCCGTGGGGAA GTACACCCAGTTCGTCCAGCGCTTCCTGGAGTCAGCCGAGCAGTTCTTCATGCAGGGGTTCCGGGTGCACTACTATGTCTTCACTAACGAGCCCACGGCCGTTCCTCGGGTCCGGCTGGGCTCCAGCCGCCTCGTCAGCATCATCCCCGTCCTGAGGCACTCCCGCTGGGAGGAGATCTCCACACGCCGCATGCAGAGCATTAGCCAGCACATTGCCGAGAGGGCGCACCGGGAGGTCGACTACCTCTTCTGCCTCGATGTGGACATGGTGTTCCGGAACCTGTGGGGCCCCGAGACCTTGGGGGGCCTGGTCGCTGCCATTCACCCCGGCTACTTCGCTGTTCCCCGCCAGCAGTTCCCCTACGAGCGCCGGCCTCTTTCCACCGCCTTTGTGGCAGATGGCGAAGGGGATTTCTATTATGGCGGGGCGGTCTTTGGGGGGCGGGTGGCCGAGGTGTACGAGTTTACCCGAGGCTGCCACATGGGCATCCTGGCAGACAAGGCCAACGGCATCATGGCGGCCTGGCAGGAGGAGAGTCACCTGAACCGCCGCTTCATCTCACATAAGCCCTCCAAAGTGCTGTCCCCCGAGTACCTCTGGGATGACAGGAAGCCCCAGCACCCCAGCCTGAAGCTGATCCGCTTTTCTACCCTCGACAAGGACACCGACTGGCTGAGAAGCTGA
- the GBGT1 gene encoding globoside alpha-1,3-N-acetylgalactosaminyltransferase 1 isoform X5, whose amino-acid sequence MQGFRVHYYVFTNEPTAVPRVRLGSSRLVSIIPVLRHSRWEEISTRRMQSISQHIAERAHREVDYLFCLDVDMVFRNLWGPETLGGLVAAIHPGYFAVPRQQFPYERRPLSTAFVADGEGDFYYGGAVFGGRVAEVYEFTRGCHMGILADKANGIMAAWQEESHLNRRFISHKPSKVLSPEYLWDDRKPQHPSLKLIRFSTLDKDTDWLRS is encoded by the coding sequence ATGCAGGGGTTCCGGGTGCACTACTATGTCTTCACTAACGAGCCCACGGCCGTTCCTCGGGTCCGGCTGGGCTCCAGCCGCCTCGTCAGCATCATCCCCGTCCTGAGGCACTCCCGCTGGGAGGAGATCTCCACACGCCGCATGCAGAGCATTAGCCAGCACATTGCCGAGAGGGCGCACCGGGAGGTCGACTACCTCTTCTGCCTCGATGTGGACATGGTGTTCCGGAACCTGTGGGGCCCCGAGACCTTGGGGGGCCTGGTCGCTGCCATTCACCCCGGCTACTTCGCTGTTCCCCGCCAGCAGTTCCCCTACGAGCGCCGGCCTCTTTCCACCGCCTTTGTGGCAGATGGCGAAGGGGATTTCTATTATGGCGGGGCGGTCTTTGGGGGGCGGGTGGCCGAGGTGTACGAGTTTACCCGAGGCTGCCACATGGGCATCCTGGCAGACAAGGCCAACGGCATCATGGCGGCCTGGCAGGAGGAGAGTCACCTGAACCGCCGCTTCATCTCACATAAGCCCTCCAAAGTGCTGTCCCCCGAGTACCTCTGGGATGACAGGAAGCCCCAGCACCCCAGCCTGAAGCTGATCCGCTTTTCTACCCTCGACAAGGACACCGACTGGCTGAGAAGCTGA
- the GBGT1 gene encoding globoside alpha-1,3-N-acetylgalactosaminyltransferase 1 isoform X1 yields the protein MHCPRLALGLGFCLLVGMALCSLWVYVENWLPVSYVPYYLPCPEIFNMKLQYKGEKPFQPVTPSQYPQPKLLEQKPTEFLTLTPWLAPIVSEGTFEPELLRHIYQPLNLTVGVTVFAVGKYTQFVQRFLESAEQFFMQGFRVHYYVFTNEPTAVPRVRLGSSRLVSIIPVLRHSRWEEISTRRMQSISQHIAERAHREVDYLFCLDVDMVFRNLWGPETLGGLVAAIHPGYFAVPRQQFPYERRPLSTAFVADGEGDFYYGGAVFGGRVAEVYEFTRGCHMGILADKANGIMAAWQEESHLNRRFISHKPSKVLSPEYLWDDRKPQHPSLKLIRFSTLDKDTDWLRS from the exons ATGCACTGCCCCAGACTAGCCCTGGGCCTGGGGTTCTGCCTGCTGGTGGGCATGGCCCTCTGCTCTCTGTG GGTGTATGTCGAGAACTGGCTGCCGGTCTCCTATGTCCCCTATTATCTCCCCTGCCCAGAGATCTT CAACATGAAGCTGCAGTACAAGGGGGAGAAGCCATTCCAGCCTGTGACACC ATCACAGTACCCTCAGCCCAAGCTGCTGGAGCAAAA GCCCACAGAGTTCCTGACGCTCACACCCTGGCTAGCGCCCATTGTCTCCGAGGGAACCTTCGAGCCGGAACTTCTGCGTCATATCTACCAGCCGCTGAACCTGACCGTCGGGGTCACGGTGTTTGCCGTGGGGAA GTACACCCAGTTCGTCCAGCGCTTCCTGGAGTCAGCCGAGCAGTTCTTCATGCAGGGGTTCCGGGTGCACTACTATGTCTTCACTAACGAGCCCACGGCCGTTCCTCGGGTCCGGCTGGGCTCCAGCCGCCTCGTCAGCATCATCCCCGTCCTGAGGCACTCCCGCTGGGAGGAGATCTCCACACGCCGCATGCAGAGCATTAGCCAGCACATTGCCGAGAGGGCGCACCGGGAGGTCGACTACCTCTTCTGCCTCGATGTGGACATGGTGTTCCGGAACCTGTGGGGCCCCGAGACCTTGGGGGGCCTGGTCGCTGCCATTCACCCCGGCTACTTCGCTGTTCCCCGCCAGCAGTTCCCCTACGAGCGCCGGCCTCTTTCCACCGCCTTTGTGGCAGATGGCGAAGGGGATTTCTATTATGGCGGGGCGGTCTTTGGGGGGCGGGTGGCCGAGGTGTACGAGTTTACCCGAGGCTGCCACATGGGCATCCTGGCAGACAAGGCCAACGGCATCATGGCGGCCTGGCAGGAGGAGAGTCACCTGAACCGCCGCTTCATCTCACATAAGCCCTCCAAAGTGCTGTCCCCCGAGTACCTCTGGGATGACAGGAAGCCCCAGCACCCCAGCCTGAAGCTGATCCGCTTTTCTACCCTCGACAAGGACACCGACTGGCTGAGAAGCTGA
- the GBGT1 gene encoding globoside alpha-1,3-N-acetylgalactosaminyltransferase 1 isoform X3 translates to MHCPRLALGLGFCLLVGMALCSLWVYVENWLPVSYVPYYLPCPEILSQYPQPKLLEQKPTEFLTLTPWLAPIVSEGTFEPELLRHIYQPLNLTVGVTVFAVGKYTQFVQRFLESAEQFFMQGFRVHYYVFTNEPTAVPRVRLGSSRLVSIIPVLRHSRWEEISTRRMQSISQHIAERAHREVDYLFCLDVDMVFRNLWGPETLGGLVAAIHPGYFAVPRQQFPYERRPLSTAFVADGEGDFYYGGAVFGGRVAEVYEFTRGCHMGILADKANGIMAAWQEESHLNRRFISHKPSKVLSPEYLWDDRKPQHPSLKLIRFSTLDKDTDWLRS, encoded by the exons ATGCACTGCCCCAGACTAGCCCTGGGCCTGGGGTTCTGCCTGCTGGTGGGCATGGCCCTCTGCTCTCTGTG GGTGTATGTCGAGAACTGGCTGCCGGTCTCCTATGTCCCCTATTATCTCCCCTGCCCAGAGATCTT ATCACAGTACCCTCAGCCCAAGCTGCTGGAGCAAAA GCCCACAGAGTTCCTGACGCTCACACCCTGGCTAGCGCCCATTGTCTCCGAGGGAACCTTCGAGCCGGAACTTCTGCGTCATATCTACCAGCCGCTGAACCTGACCGTCGGGGTCACGGTGTTTGCCGTGGGGAA GTACACCCAGTTCGTCCAGCGCTTCCTGGAGTCAGCCGAGCAGTTCTTCATGCAGGGGTTCCGGGTGCACTACTATGTCTTCACTAACGAGCCCACGGCCGTTCCTCGGGTCCGGCTGGGCTCCAGCCGCCTCGTCAGCATCATCCCCGTCCTGAGGCACTCCCGCTGGGAGGAGATCTCCACACGCCGCATGCAGAGCATTAGCCAGCACATTGCCGAGAGGGCGCACCGGGAGGTCGACTACCTCTTCTGCCTCGATGTGGACATGGTGTTCCGGAACCTGTGGGGCCCCGAGACCTTGGGGGGCCTGGTCGCTGCCATTCACCCCGGCTACTTCGCTGTTCCCCGCCAGCAGTTCCCCTACGAGCGCCGGCCTCTTTCCACCGCCTTTGTGGCAGATGGCGAAGGGGATTTCTATTATGGCGGGGCGGTCTTTGGGGGGCGGGTGGCCGAGGTGTACGAGTTTACCCGAGGCTGCCACATGGGCATCCTGGCAGACAAGGCCAACGGCATCATGGCGGCCTGGCAGGAGGAGAGTCACCTGAACCGCCGCTTCATCTCACATAAGCCCTCCAAAGTGCTGTCCCCCGAGTACCTCTGGGATGACAGGAAGCCCCAGCACCCCAGCCTGAAGCTGATCCGCTTTTCTACCCTCGACAAGGACACCGACTGGCTGAGAAGCTGA